A genomic window from Isachenkonia alkalipeptolytica includes:
- the glmS gene encoding glutamine--fructose-6-phosphate transaminase (isomerizing), which produces MCGIVGYIGNQQASSILVEGLQKLEYRGYDSAGLAIYNDGEIGVQKYKGRLKILEDHLEKNPMGGSLGIGHTRWATHGEPNDLNAHPHTTTDGHIAVVHNGIIENYGKLTEWLTEEGKVFKTQTDTEVIAHLVDYFYEGDLIQAVRRATGKMEGAYAIGVISKNEPEKLVAVRKDSPLVVGIGKEENFIASDIPALLKHTREVYFLDDGEMAILTEQSIEILNELGQEVVKEPYRVTWDVASAEKDGYEHFMMKEIHEQPKAIKDTLSPRLNDEGFIEIDEFNLTKKDIEGFDKVMVVACGTAYHAGLIGKFALEKFAKIPVEVDVASEFRYRDPFVTDKTLFIAVSQSGETADTLAALREAKARGARTMAITNVVGSRISREADDVYYTWAGPEIAVASTKAYITQLVAFYTIALDLGLKNGSLKEEAYHRVIQELKGFPEKAEALLQYKKDIQFLADEQFNSTSAFYIGRGIDDAVAKEGSLKLKEISYIHSESIAAGELKHGTIALIEEGTLVVALATQDHLYDKMLSGIQEVKARGAYVIAMAKEGNQEIYKTANAVITIPDTFDELTPILSVIPLQLLSYYIAVARGCDVDKPKNLAKSVTVE; this is translated from the coding sequence ATGTGTGGAATAGTGGGATATATCGGAAATCAACAGGCTTCGTCTATTTTAGTGGAGGGGCTGCAAAAATTAGAATATAGAGGATATGACTCAGCGGGACTGGCGATTTATAATGACGGAGAAATCGGGGTTCAAAAGTATAAGGGACGGCTAAAGATCCTGGAGGACCATTTAGAGAAAAACCCCATGGGGGGATCTTTAGGCATCGGCCATACCCGGTGGGCCACCCATGGAGAACCGAACGATTTAAACGCCCATCCCCATACCACCACGGACGGTCACATCGCCGTGGTGCACAACGGGATTATTGAGAATTACGGGAAACTTACGGAATGGTTGACGGAAGAAGGAAAAGTCTTTAAAACTCAAACCGATACGGAAGTGATTGCCCATTTGGTGGATTACTTTTACGAAGGGGACCTGATTCAGGCGGTGCGGCGAGCCACCGGTAAAATGGAAGGGGCTTATGCCATCGGAGTGATCAGCAAAAACGAGCCGGAAAAACTGGTAGCGGTACGTAAGGACAGTCCCTTAGTGGTGGGGATCGGCAAAGAGGAGAACTTTATCGCCTCGGATATTCCCGCCCTGTTAAAACATACCCGGGAGGTTTATTTCTTAGATGATGGAGAAATGGCGATACTGACGGAACAAAGTATCGAGATTTTAAATGAGCTGGGCCAAGAGGTGGTCAAAGAACCCTACAGGGTAACCTGGGATGTGGCTTCGGCGGAAAAAGACGGCTACGAGCATTTCATGATGAAGGAAATTCATGAACAGCCCAAGGCCATTAAAGATACCCTGTCTCCTAGATTGAACGACGAAGGATTTATTGAAATCGACGAGTTCAATTTAACCAAAAAGGATATTGAAGGCTTTGACAAAGTCATGGTGGTCGCCTGCGGTACGGCCTACCATGCAGGCCTCATTGGAAAATTTGCCTTGGAGAAATTTGCCAAAATCCCCGTGGAAGTGGACGTGGCCTCGGAATTTCGATACCGGGATCCCTTCGTTACCGATAAAACCTTGTTTATCGCCGTCAGTCAATCGGGGGAAACCGCAGATACTCTGGCCGCCCTTCGGGAAGCCAAGGCAAGAGGGGCAAGAACCATGGCCATCACCAATGTGGTGGGGAGCCGAATTTCCAGGGAAGCCGATGATGTGTATTATACCTGGGCGGGGCCGGAAATTGCCGTGGCCTCCACCAAGGCCTACATCACCCAGCTGGTAGCCTTTTACACCATTGCCCTGGATTTGGGACTGAAAAACGGCTCCTTAAAGGAGGAGGCTTATCACCGGGTGATCCAGGAATTAAAAGGCTTTCCCGAGAAAGCCGAGGCCCTGCTGCAATATAAAAAGGACATTCAATTTTTAGCCGATGAGCAGTTCAACAGTACCAGCGCCTTTTATATCGGCCGGGGCATTGATGATGCCGTGGCCAAGGAGGGTTCCCTGAAGTTAAAAGAAATCTCCTATATTCACTCGGAGTCCATTGCTGCAGGTGAATTAAAGCACGGAACCATTGCCTTGATCGAAGAGGGCACCTTAGTGGTGGCCCTGGCCACCCAGGACCATTTATACGATAAGATGCTGTCGGGAATCCAGGAGGTTAAAGCCCGGGGGGCCTATGTGATCGCCATGGCAAAAGAGGGGAATCAGGAAATATACAAAACCGC